One Bos indicus x Bos taurus breed Angus x Brahman F1 hybrid chromosome 6, Bos_hybrid_MaternalHap_v2.0, whole genome shotgun sequence genomic window carries:
- the TLR10 gene encoding toll-like receptor 10, giving the protein MRHIRSIYIFCSIVTSVRSGASELPEERELTTNFSSMSLTKVPEGLTPITTTLDLSYNLLFQLQHSDFRSLSKLKVLILCHNRIQELDIKTFEFNKELSYLDVSNNRLKSVTWFSLAGLRHLDLSFNDFDTLPISVETGNMSHLETLGLSGAKIQKSDFQKIAHLQLNTVLLGLRTLSHYEEGSLPILNTTRLHIVLPVNTNFWVLLHDGIKTSKILEVINIDLQKSQFTSYESQQNPILENAKTSILLLNKVDLSWDDLFLIFQLVWHTSVEYFQIQHVTFGGKVYLDHNSFDYSNTVMRTIKLEHVHFRIFNIPQESVYLLFTKMDIENLTISDAQMPHMLFPVYPTRFQYLNFANNILTDDVFKKSIQLPHLKTLILKDNKLETLSLVSHFASNTSLRHLDLSENLLQHENDENCLWPETLVTMNLSFNKFADSVFGCLPRNIQILDLNSNKIQTVPKAITHLTSLRELNLAFNFLTDLPGCSHFRRLLVLNVEMNLILSSSLDFFQSCQEVKTLNAGRNPFRCTCELRDFIQLGKYSEGMMVGWSDSYICEYPLNLKGTQLKDVHLPEISCNTGLLIVTIVVVMLVLGMAVAFCCLHFDLPWYLRMLHQWTQTWLRVRKTTQEQLKRSVQFHVFISYSEHDSAWVKYELIPSLEKEDGSVLICLHEGNSDPGKSMTEDTINCIEKSYKSIFVLSPSFVQTEWCHYEPYFAHHNLFHESLDYIILILLEPIPLYCIPTRYPELKALMEKKAYLEWPKDRHKCGLFWANLRAALHVNLLDTRGTCELQTFTELNEGFGGSAISLIRTDCL; this is encoded by the coding sequence CCTTTTTCAACTCCAGCATTCAGATTTCCGTTCTCTCTCTAAACTGAAAGTTTTGATTCTATGCCACAACAGAATCCAAGAGCTGGATATCAAGACCTTTGAATTCAACAAGGAGTTAAGCTACTTAGATGTGTCTAACAACAGACTGAAGAGTGTAACCTGGTTCTCACTGGCAGGTCTCAGACATTTAGATCTGTCCTTCAATGACTTTGACACTCTGCCTATCAGCGTAGAAACTGGCAACATGTCACACCTGGAAACCCTAGGTTTGAGTGgggcaaaaatacaaaaatcagattTTCAGAAAATTGCTCATTTGCAGCTAAATACCGTCTTATTAGGATTGAGAACTCTATCTCATTATGAAGAAGGTAGCTTGCCCATCTTAAACACAACAAGACTTCACATTGTGTTACCAGTGAACACAAATTTCTGGGTTCTTTTGCATGATGGAatcaaaacttcaaaaatattagAAGTCATCAATATAGATTTGCAAAAGAGCCAGTTTACGAGTTATGAATCTCAACAAAATCCTATTTTAGAAAATGCCAAGACATCCATTCTGTTACTTAATAAAGTTGACTTATCCTGGGACGATCTTTTCCTCATCTTCCAATTGGTTTGGCATACATCAGTAGAGTACTTTCAGATTCAACATGTGACCTTTGGAGGTAAGGTTTATCTTGACCACAATTCATTTGACTACTCAAATACTGTAATGAGAACTATAAAACTGGAACATgtacattttagaatttttaatatcCCCCAGGAGAGCGTCTACTTGCTTTTTACCAAAATGGATATAGAAAACCTGACAATATCAGATGCACAAATGCCTCACATGCTGTTCCCTGTGTACCCTACAAGATTCCAATATTTAAATTTCGCTAATAATATCTTAACAGATGATGTGTTTAAAAAATCTATCCAATTGCCTCATTTGAAAACTCTCATCTTGAAGGACAATAAATTGGAGACACTTTCCTTAGTGAGTCACTTTGCCAGCAACACATCCCTGAGGCACTTAGATCTGAGTGAAAATCTGTTACAAcatgaaaatgatgaaaattgCTTGTGGCCAGAAACCTTGGTCACCATGAACTTGTCATTCAACAAATTTGCTGATTCTGTTTTTGGGTGCTTGCCTAGAAACATTCAAATACTGGACCTGAATAGTAACAAAATTCAAACTGTCCCTAAAGCGATTACTCACCTGACATCTTTGCGAGAGTTAAATCTTGCATTTAATTTTCTAACTGATCTTCCTGGGTGCAGTCATTTCAGAAGACTCTTAGTTCTGAACGTTGAAATGAACTTAATTCTCAGCTCATCTCTGGATTTTTTCCAGAGCTGCCAGGAAGTTAAAACTCTAAATGCAGGAAGAAATCCATTCCGATGTACTTGTGAATTAAGAGATTTCATTCAGCTTGGAAAATACTCAGAAGGCATGATGGTTGGATGGTCAGATTCATACATCTGTGAATACCCTTTGAATCTAAAGGGGACTCAGTTAAAGGATGTTCATCTTCCAGAAATATCTTGCAACACAGGTTTGCTGATTGTCACCATTGTGGTTGTCATGCTCGTTCTGGGGATGGCTGTGGCCTTCTGCTGCCTCCACTTTGATTTGCCCTGGTATCTCAGGATGCTGCATCAATGGACTCAGACATGGCTCAGGGTTAGGAAGACAACTCAGGAACAACTCAAAAGAAGTGTCCAAttccatgtgtttatttcatACAGTGAACATGATTCTGCCTGGGTGAAGTATGAATTGATTCCCAGTCTGGAGAAAGAAGATGGTTCTGTTCTGATTTGCCTTCATGAGGGAAACTCTGACCCTGGCAAGAGCATGACTGAAGATACCATAAACTGCATTGAGAAAAGTTACAAGTCCATCTTTGTTTTGTCTCCCAGCTTTGTCCAGACTGAATGGTGCCATTATGAACCCTACTTTGCCCACCACAATCTCTTCCATGAAAGTCTTGATTACATAATTCTTATCTTACTGGAACCCATTCCACTCTACTGCATCCCTACCAGATATCCTGAGCTGAAAGCtctcatggaaaagaaagcatACTTGGAATGGCCCAAGGATAGGCATAAATGTGGCCTTTTTTGGGCAAACCTTCGAGCTGCTCTTCATGTTAATTTATTAGACACCAGAGGGACATGTGAACTACAGACATTCACAGAACTGAATGAAGGGTTTGGAGGTTCTGCAATCTCTCTGATCAGAACAGACTGCCTGTAG